From a single Candidatus Defluviilinea gracilis genomic region:
- a CDS encoding M20 family metallopeptidase, which produces MKLTQLLKTLVETESPSHDKSAVDRVGVIVAEEARKLGGQVEVISNKETGDHVLARFSPARPSTFDPQPSILILCHMDTVFPIGTIQKTPYREEDGKIFGPGTLDMKAGIAIALAAVESAQRSGLKRSVTLLCTSDEEIGSHTSRELIESLAKESALVLVMEGALLDGSLKTWRKGTGGFSVTVHGRAAHAGGDHQAGRNAIEEMSHQVIAIQKLTDYEKQTTVNVGVMRGGTVSNVVPEEARIEVDVRVMQAGEWERLESEMQKLKPVLDGTSIEVVGDLNRPPMPFDERMKSTFEKAKTIAARIGMELMAGGTGGASDGNFVAPLGIPLLDGMGAVGEGYHSEREFIFADSLEQKTKLIAELIEKW; this is translated from the coding sequence ATGAAACTAACGCAACTCCTAAAGACCCTCGTCGAAACCGAATCTCCGTCGCACGATAAATCCGCCGTTGACCGCGTCGGAGTCATTGTCGCTGAAGAAGCGCGCAAATTGGGCGGGCAGGTTGAAGTCATCTCCAACAAGGAAACTGGCGATCATGTCTTAGCTCGGTTCTCGCCAGCCCGACCTTCGACCTTTGACCCTCAACCTTCAATTTTAATTCTCTGCCACATGGACACCGTCTTCCCCATCGGCACGATTCAAAAAACTCCCTACCGCGAAGAGGACGGGAAAATTTTCGGTCCTGGCACGCTGGATATGAAGGCTGGGATTGCCATCGCGCTTGCCGCAGTCGAGTCAGCTCAAAGGTCGGGGTTGAAGCGTTCGGTCACGTTGTTATGCACATCCGATGAAGAGATCGGCAGTCACACATCGCGCGAATTAATTGAGTCGCTGGCGAAAGAGTCCGCGCTGGTGTTGGTGATGGAAGGCGCGTTGCTCGACGGCTCGCTGAAAACATGGCGCAAAGGCACGGGCGGATTTTCGGTCACGGTTCACGGACGCGCGGCGCATGCGGGCGGCGATCATCAGGCGGGACGCAACGCCATCGAAGAGATGTCGCATCAAGTGATCGCGATTCAAAAACTGACCGATTATGAAAAACAAACAACGGTGAATGTCGGCGTGATGCGCGGAGGCACGGTGTCGAATGTTGTGCCAGAGGAAGCGCGCATCGAAGTGGATGTGCGCGTGATGCAGGCGGGCGAGTGGGAGCGACTCGAATCGGAAATGCAAAAACTCAAACCCGTTCTCGATGGAACATCTATTGAGGTCGTTGGCGATTTGAATCGTCCGCCGATGCCGTTCGATGAGCGGATGAAATCCACGTTTGAAAAAGCGAAAACTATCGCGGCGCGAATCGGCATGGAACTCATGGCGGGCGGCACAGGCGGCGCGTCGGATGGAAATTTTGTCGCGCCGCTCGGCATTCCCTTGCTCGACGGCATGGGCGCGGTGGGCGAGGGCTATCACTCGGAGCGCGAATTTATTTTTGCAGACAGCCTTGAACAAAAAACAAAGTTGATCGCGGAGTTGATCGAGAAGTGGTGA
- the uppP gene encoding undecaprenyl-diphosphatase UppP, translated as MTLLHAFLLGIIQGLTEFIPVSSTAHLLIGQKLLGIPADGAMFSFLVIVQLGTLVSLFAFYWKDLLTIVSSTFQVSRSMLTKPRETWNLKPESLLGWYILIATIPALLAGYLLKDAVEALFQQPMLQASIRLFSAAILLTLAELLTKKNRNLESMTWLDALVIGLFQIIAVFPGASRSGTTISGGMFRGLDRPSAARFAFLMSVPVMLAAGGYEMLDVMNMPYLSGFLPLLAVGFVTAAIVGWFAIKWLIDYLSKRSLYVFAVYCAVVGTVVLIFS; from the coding sequence ATGACCCTCCTCCATGCCTTCCTCCTCGGCATTATTCAGGGACTGACCGAATTCATTCCCGTTTCGTCCACTGCGCATTTATTGATCGGGCAAAAACTCTTGGGCATCCCCGCCGATGGCGCGATGTTCTCGTTCCTCGTAATCGTCCAACTCGGAACGCTCGTGTCCCTTTTTGCGTTTTACTGGAAGGATTTGCTCACTATCGTGAGTTCCACGTTCCAAGTTTCACGTTCCATGCTGACCAAGCCGCGTGAAACTTGGAACTTGAAACCTGAATCTTTACTTGGCTGGTACATACTTATCGCCACCATCCCTGCGTTACTCGCTGGCTACTTGCTCAAAGACGCAGTCGAAGCGTTGTTCCAACAACCTATGCTTCAAGCCTCCATTCGATTATTCTCTGCCGCGATTCTACTCACGCTGGCTGAATTGTTGACTAAGAAGAATCGAAATCTCGAATCAATGACGTGGCTCGATGCTCTGGTGATCGGCTTGTTCCAAATTATCGCCGTCTTCCCCGGCGCCTCGCGTAGTGGAACAACGATTTCAGGCGGCATGTTTCGCGGACTCGACCGCCCGTCTGCGGCGCGGTTTGCCTTTTTGATGTCAGTTCCCGTCATGCTCGCGGCGGGCGGATATGAAATGTTGGATGTGATGAACATGCCCTACCTCAGCGGATTCCTCCCCCTGCTCGCGGTTGGATTCGTCACTGCGGCAATTGTCGGCTGGTTCGCGATCAAATGGCTGATTGATTACTTGAGCAAACGGTCACTGTATGTGTTTGCCGTTTATTGCGCAGTTGTGGGTACCGTCGTTCTGATATTTTCCTGA
- the tgt gene encoding tRNA guanosine(34) transglycosylase Tgt, protein MFSFQITSKNNRARAGIFSTPHGDLLTPVFAPVGTQATVKTLTPEHLKDINASLVLSNTYHLYLRPGDELVRDMGGLHKFMQWGRPMLTDSGGFQVFSLAQTRKIDDDGVTFKSHIDGSTHRFTPEKSVAIQENLGADIIMAFDECSDPNDHAYSKLAMHRTHRWAERSLKAQTRRDQALFGIVQGGVQADLRAESANFIASLGTPGIAIGGLSVGETKQEMHDTLDVVVPLLPENKPRYLMGVGTPEDLINGVARGIDIFDCVLPTRLARHHSAFAPEGRLNLMNATFARDEKPIDETCDCYACKTFTRAYIRHLIVAKELLAGTLISIHNLRALIRLMEQMRVYIADGSFESRVPELLSQWQGNAERKKIHE, encoded by the coding sequence ATGTTCTCCTTCCAAATCACCTCCAAAAACAATCGCGCGCGCGCGGGGATTTTCTCCACGCCGCACGGCGACCTCCTCACGCCTGTCTTCGCGCCCGTCGGCACGCAAGCCACTGTAAAAACCCTCACACCTGAGCATCTCAAGGACATCAACGCCTCGCTCGTGCTGAGCAACACCTATCATCTCTACCTGCGTCCCGGCGACGAACTCGTGCGCGACATGGGCGGCTTGCACAAGTTCATGCAGTGGGGACGTCCCATGCTCACCGACTCGGGCGGCTTTCAAGTGTTCTCGCTCGCGCAGACTCGCAAGATCGACGACGACGGCGTGACCTTCAAGAGTCACATTGACGGTTCGACGCATCGCTTCACGCCTGAAAAATCCGTTGCGATTCAAGAAAATCTCGGCGCGGACATCATCATGGCATTCGACGAATGTTCCGACCCCAATGACCACGCCTACTCCAAACTCGCCATGCACAGGACTCATCGCTGGGCGGAACGTTCTCTCAAAGCGCAGACGCGGCGCGACCAGGCATTATTCGGGATCGTGCAAGGCGGCGTTCAAGCTGACCTTCGGGCTGAGTCTGCCAACTTCATTGCTTCGCTCGGCACCCCCGGCATCGCCATCGGCGGACTCTCCGTCGGCGAGACCAAACAAGAGATGCACGACACGCTCGACGTGGTTGTTCCTCTTCTGCCCGAAAACAAGCCGCGCTACCTGATGGGAGTCGGCACGCCCGAAGATTTGATCAACGGCGTGGCTCGCGGCATTGACATCTTCGATTGCGTTCTGCCGACTCGCTTAGCCCGTCACCACTCCGCTTTTGCGCCTGAAGGTCGCCTCAACTTGATGAACGCGACGTTTGCGCGTGATGAAAAGCCAATTGACGAGACTTGCGATTGCTACGCCTGCAAAACTTTTACGCGGGCTTACATCCGCCACTTGATCGTGGCAAAAGAATTGCTTGCTGGAACATTGATCTCCATTCACAATTTGCGCGCATTGATTCGATTGATGGAGCAGATGCGGGTCTACATCGCGGATGGTTCGTTCGAGTCGCGGGTGCCTGAGTTGTTGAGTCAATGGCAGGGGAATGCAGAGCGTAAAAAAATCCATGAATAA
- a CDS encoding type II toxin-antitoxin system VapC family toxin — translation MSGSFLLDPSVLIELFAQDGNVLTRLEKADSTFIPSIALGELHYGARKSSRVEKNLEQLEKLASQTAILPCDAETSYWYGIVKNELRKTGQPIPENDIWIAAIALQHGLTLATRDKHFMVVENLVSEMW, via the coding sequence ATGAGTGGTAGTTTTCTGCTTGATCCCAGTGTACTGATCGAACTATTCGCGCAGGATGGGAATGTATTAACTCGACTCGAAAAAGCAGATAGCACGTTTATTCCAAGCATTGCCTTGGGGGAATTGCATTACGGGGCAAGAAAATCATCTCGTGTTGAAAAGAACCTCGAGCAACTCGAGAAACTCGCCTCCCAAACCGCGATTCTTCCCTGCGATGCCGAGACATCGTATTGGTACGGCATTGTCAAAAACGAACTAAGAAAAACAGGACAACCCATCCCCGAAAACGATATTTGGATCGCGGCGATTGCACTACAACACGGGCTCACATTGGCAACGCGCGACAAGCATTTCATGGTTGTTGAAAATTTAGTTTCCGAAATGTGGTAA
- a CDS encoding GMC family oxidoreductase has product MIYDFIIIGSGFGGSVSAMRLTEKGYSVLVLEKGKRYDDKDFAKTNWQFWKYLWLPALRAHGILQVSILKGAMILHGAGVGGGSLGYANVLEVPSNETFATAAWNQNVKWGDMLLPHYETAKKMLGVARNPKLWKADEVLKQIADERGMGHTFRATDVGSFFGEAGVTVPDPFFGGDGPARAGCIHCGGCMVGCRHNAKNTLPKNYLYFAEKNGAEVRAEVEVIDVRPLTFDNIKSQVASQRSDARYEIIYQPSTSPFKRKQTVFAKNVIFSAGVMGTMKLLLNLRDVKKSLPNLSPRLGDMVRTNSEALLGSIARTSDVDFSQGVSISSIMNADEVTRVEPVRYPNGSSLMRFLGAPLVSDVTNVPARLVRSLAWILRHPIDYLRAMVFPNWASKVTILLVMQHVDNHMKFRIGRSPLTLFRRGLVAQPDADHQIHARVDAGHDVTREFAKRINGAALGSITENAFNLPTTAHILGGAPMGQNAEESVVNENFQVHNYEGMYIIDGSIMPANPGVNPSLTITALAEYAMSRIQSKQVNR; this is encoded by the coding sequence ATGATCTACGATTTCATCATCATCGGCTCAGGCTTCGGGGGAAGCGTTTCCGCCATGCGGCTCACCGAAAAAGGATATTCCGTTCTCGTTCTCGAAAAAGGCAAACGCTACGACGATAAAGATTTCGCCAAAACCAACTGGCAGTTCTGGAAATATCTCTGGCTCCCCGCCCTCCGCGCGCATGGCATTTTGCAGGTCAGCATTCTCAAAGGCGCGATGATCCTGCACGGCGCGGGCGTCGGCGGCGGAAGTTTGGGATACGCCAACGTGCTCGAAGTTCCCAGCAACGAGACGTTCGCAACCGCCGCGTGGAATCAAAATGTGAAATGGGGCGACATGCTCCTTCCGCACTACGAGACGGCAAAGAAGATGCTCGGCGTGGCGCGCAATCCCAAACTCTGGAAAGCGGATGAAGTCCTCAAACAAATTGCGGATGAACGCGGCATGGGACACACCTTCCGCGCGACGGATGTCGGTTCATTCTTCGGGGAGGCTGGGGTCACCGTCCCCGATCCTTTTTTCGGCGGCGACGGACCCGCCCGCGCAGGCTGTATCCATTGCGGCGGTTGCATGGTGGGATGTCGTCACAACGCGAAGAATACGCTCCCGAAAAATTATTTGTACTTCGCAGAGAAGAACGGCGCGGAGGTGCGGGCGGAGGTTGAAGTCATTGACGTGCGACCTTTGACCTTTGACAACATCAAGTCACAGGTCGCAAGTCAAAGGTCTGATGCTCGTTACGAAATCATCTATCAACCCTCCACCTCCCCATTCAAACGCAAACAAACAGTTTTTGCCAAGAATGTCATCTTCTCCGCTGGCGTGATGGGGACGATGAAATTGTTATTGAACCTGCGAGACGTGAAAAAGTCACTGCCGAATCTTTCGCCGCGACTCGGCGACATGGTGCGCACAAACTCCGAAGCCTTGCTCGGCTCGATTGCCCGCACATCAGACGTGGATTTTTCGCAAGGCGTTTCGATCTCCTCCATCATGAACGCGGACGAGGTGACTCGCGTCGAACCTGTCCGCTACCCAAACGGCTCGTCGCTGATGCGTTTCCTCGGCGCGCCGCTCGTCTCCGATGTGACGAATGTCCCCGCCCGCCTCGTCCGTTCGCTCGCGTGGATTCTCCGCCACCCCATTGACTACCTCCGCGCGATGGTCTTCCCCAACTGGGCGAGCAAAGTGACCATCCTGCTCGTCATGCAACACGTGGACAATCACATGAAATTCCGCATCGGGCGCAGTCCGCTCACGCTCTTCCGCCGCGGCTTGGTCGCCCAACCCGACGCCGATCACCAAATCCACGCGCGGGTGGACGCGGGTCACGATGTGACGCGTGAATTTGCAAAGCGAATTAACGGCGCAGCGCTCGGCTCCATCACCGAGAACGCGTTCAACCTCCCCACCACCGCGCACATCCTCGGCGGCGCGCCGATGGGACAAAACGCCGAAGAAAGCGTTGTGAACGAAAACTTCCAAGTCCACAACTACGAAGGCATGTACATCATAGACGGCTCGATCATGCCCGCCAACCCTGGCGTCAACCCGTCGCTGACGATCACCGCGCTGGCGGAATATGCGATGAGTCGGATTCAGAGTAAACAAGTAAACAGGTAG
- the kynU gene encoding kynureninase, whose protein sequence is MPTFSPSLSFAQELDSLDPLASYRERFVITDPDLIYLDGNSLGMMPKVAQERAKQVVEEQWGNDLIRGWNKGWWDAPQRVGDKIGKLIGAEAGQVIVTDTVSSNLFKLATAALTHQPNKKRIITDTFNFPSDLYILQGIQNLLSPSPRGRGARGEGEYEILRITPADNDITPNLLQLEGSINENTALVTLSHVVFKSGYIYDMQAVTKLAHERGALVLWDLSHSVGSVPIELDHCNADFAIGCTYKYLNGGPGAPAFLYVNKKIQDKLTSPIWGWWGQKNPFDFGLDYEPADGAQRFLVGTQPMISLLTMEAGIEPTLQAGMDAIRAKSILMTDYASFLTDSWLAPLGFSLGSPRDSAKRGSHISIRHADGYRINRALIEEMNVIPDFREPDNIRLGFSSLYTSFAEIREGFERIKRVMDEKRYEKYPKQKLTVT, encoded by the coding sequence ATGCCCACCTTTTCCCCCTCCCTCTCCTTCGCCCAAGAACTCGACTCCCTCGACCCCCTCGCCTCCTACCGCGAGCGCTTCGTCATCACCGACCCCGACCTCATCTACCTCGACGGCAACTCGCTGGGCATGATGCCCAAAGTCGCGCAAGAGCGAGCAAAACAAGTTGTCGAAGAACAATGGGGCAACGACCTCATCCGCGGCTGGAACAAAGGCTGGTGGGACGCGCCGCAACGCGTCGGCGACAAGATCGGCAAACTCATCGGCGCGGAGGCGGGTCAAGTGATCGTCACCGACACCGTATCCAGCAACCTCTTCAAACTCGCCACCGCCGCGCTCACACATCAACCCAACAAAAAACGAATCATCACAGATACTTTTAACTTTCCATCTGACCTTTACATTCTTCAAGGAATACAAAATCTATTATCCCCCTCTCCCCGCGGGAGAGGGGCTAGGGGTGAGGGCGAATACGAAATCCTTCGCATCACCCCCGCCGACAACGACATCACCCCCAACCTCCTCCAACTCGAAGGCTCCATCAACGAAAACACCGCCCTCGTCACACTCTCGCATGTCGTATTCAAAAGCGGATACATCTACGACATGCAAGCAGTTACCAAACTCGCGCATGAACGAGGCGCGCTCGTGCTATGGGATCTGAGTCACTCCGTCGGCTCCGTCCCCATCGAACTCGACCACTGCAACGCCGACTTCGCCATCGGCTGCACCTACAAATATCTCAACGGCGGACCAGGCGCGCCCGCCTTCCTCTACGTCAACAAAAAAATTCAAGACAAACTCACCTCGCCCATCTGGGGTTGGTGGGGACAAAAAAATCCGTTCGACTTCGGTCTCGACTACGAACCCGCCGACGGCGCGCAAAGATTCTTGGTCGGCACACAACCGATGATCTCCCTCCTCACAATGGAAGCGGGCATCGAACCGACTCTGCAAGCGGGCATGGACGCCATCCGCGCCAAATCCATTTTGATGACAGACTACGCTTCTTTCCTGACGGATAGCTGGCTCGCCCCTCTCGGCTTTTCCCTCGGCTCCCCACGTGACTCTGCCAAGCGCGGCTCACACATCTCCATCCGCCACGCCGACGGCTACCGCATCAACCGCGCCCTCATCGAAGAGATGAACGTTATCCCCGACTTCCGCGAACCCGACAACATCCGCCTCGGCTTTTCATCACTCTATACCTCCTTCGCCGAAATTCGGGAAGGCTTTGAACGCATCAAACGCGTGATGGATGAAAAGCGATACGAGAAATATCCGAAGCAAAAGTTGACCGTCACCTGA
- a CDS encoding dual specificity protein phosphatase family protein, whose translation MTSKTRARIIEHPFASLLQGGRLDSYEETKNTIVLRVQGFQPLSSKLIRKDGKIIERVKAKFIPLELTFSTISKLKRDDFFTNLDKYSMDDSSRTIAYMYSWRQPNKKDVFYMFGLRLPVGADMSFLARKVTCKISRVVQKPFTIERDWSPAPPMTNRLVPEFKAINKKYGGDPVNIKRNGIEIRRRLFVGGVHVQPKSRPQVDAALNLGEKPSRWVRSGKDLHPNDRAIEHGEGSQGMTVEQIREEVGWVIERLRNDQRVLVHCVAGMNRSVTICCATLILLERLNAEEALARVRQHHPWARPDSHHWLALRWLATSKGKIS comes from the coding sequence ATGACATCCAAGACTCGCGCGCGAATCATCGAACATCCCTTTGCCTCCCTTCTACAAGGCGGCAGGTTGGATTCCTACGAGGAAACCAAAAACACGATCGTGTTGCGCGTTCAAGGATTCCAGCCGCTGTCCTCCAAATTGATCCGCAAAGATGGGAAAATCATCGAGCGCGTCAAGGCAAAGTTCATTCCGTTGGAATTGACCTTCTCAACAATCTCCAAACTCAAACGGGACGATTTTTTCACCAACCTCGACAAATACAGCATGGACGATTCATCGCGAACCATCGCCTACATGTATTCATGGCGTCAGCCCAATAAAAAAGATGTATTCTACATGTTTGGTTTGCGCCTCCCTGTCGGGGCGGATATGTCATTTCTGGCGCGAAAAGTGACTTGCAAGATTAGCCGCGTTGTCCAAAAACCCTTCACCATCGAACGCGATTGGTCGCCCGCTCCGCCCATGACGAACAGATTGGTTCCCGAATTCAAGGCGATCAACAAGAAATACGGTGGCGATCCCGTCAACATCAAACGAAACGGCATTGAAATACGCCGCAGGCTGTTCGTCGGTGGAGTGCATGTACAACCCAAGTCGCGCCCGCAAGTGGACGCAGCGCTCAACCTCGGAGAAAAACCCAGCCGCTGGGTAAGGTCGGGAAAAGATTTACATCCAAACGACAGGGCAATCGAACACGGTGAGGGCTCGCAAGGGATGACAGTGGAACAAATCCGTGAGGAGGTGGGCTGGGTGATCGAGCGATTGAGAAACGATCAACGCGTCCTTGTCCACTGTGTGGCAGGGATGAATCGTTCCGTTACAATTTGCTGTGCCACATTGATCCTTTTGGAAAGGCTGAACGCCGAAGAGGCGCTTGCCCGTGTCCGCCAACATCACCCGTGGGCGCGACCCGATTCGCATCACTGGCTGGCGCTCCGCTGGCTGGCAACATCAAAAGGGAAAATCTCATAG
- a CDS encoding type II toxin-antitoxin system HicB family antitoxin has translation MTQTFTAVIHKEDNWYVADCPEVGTVSQGETIEEAVANLKEATELYLEEFPLKEFNRRLLTTFDVAVYA, from the coding sequence ATGACTCAAACTTTTACAGCCGTAATCCATAAGGAAGACAATTGGTATGTGGCAGATTGTCCCGAAGTGGGAACCGTGAGTCAAGGGGAAACAATCGAAGAGGCTGTTGCGAATCTCAAAGAAGCCACAGAACTCTACTTAGAAGAATTCCCGCTGAAAGAATTTAATCGCCGATTATTGACCACGTTCGACGTGGCAGTGTATGCCTAG
- a CDS encoding type II toxin-antitoxin system HicA family toxin yields the protein MPSLPHLSGREIVRALERLGFVQARQRGSHVVMKKSTNEGTVGCVVPMHNEVAIGTLHSILKQARISAEDFLKVVK from the coding sequence ATGCCTAGTTTGCCGCATCTATCAGGGCGGGAGATCGTCCGCGCGTTGGAAAGGCTTGGCTTTGTTCAAGCGCGCCAGCGTGGAAGCCATGTTGTAATGAAGAAATCTACAAATGAGGGAACTGTTGGTTGTGTCGTGCCAATGCACAATGAAGTGGCAATTGGAACATTACACAGTATCCTCAAACAAGCAAGAATTTCAGCGGAAGATTTTCTGAAGGTTGTGAAGTAA
- a CDS encoding SIMPL domain-containing protein (The SIMPL domain is named for its presence in mouse protein SIMPL (signalling molecule that associates with mouse pelle-like kinase). Bacterial member BP26, from Brucella, was shown to assemble into a channel-like structure, while YggE from E. coli has been associated with resistance to oxidative stress.): MESKPDTIKVSANHKEEISANRADLFVTVKGSSLVSGDAAMKKAKEVNQLVEAVTSLGVKSEAIHLQGVHIETSSGALLKSSSATYRLKIQCEKLDSLAEILDVISEQKNATLERIVWKYNEDEARERGLLAALEKAKSKADKVAKAMGVKILGVYDLIENTFDEEMPYPQFAAMQAAPMKRSVGITPEPSLGMDIQHSKTINVNVEIWYRVSAL, from the coding sequence ATGGAATCCAAACCCGACACCATCAAAGTATCTGCCAATCATAAAGAAGAGATATCCGCCAACCGCGCGGACTTGTTCGTGACCGTCAAAGGGTCGTCGCTCGTCAGCGGGGACGCGGCGATGAAAAAAGCCAAAGAGGTGAATCAACTCGTCGAAGCAGTGACCAGCCTCGGGGTCAAATCGGAAGCGATCCACTTGCAGGGAGTCCACATCGAGACGTCGAGCGGCGCGTTGCTCAAATCATCCAGCGCGACGTATCGGCTGAAAATCCAGTGTGAAAAATTGGATTCGCTCGCCGAGATACTCGATGTTATCTCAGAGCAAAAGAACGCCACGTTGGAACGCATCGTGTGGAAGTACAACGAAGATGAAGCGCGCGAACGCGGCTTGCTCGCGGCGTTGGAAAAAGCCAAAAGCAAAGCGGACAAAGTGGCGAAGGCGATGGGCGTGAAAATTCTTGGCGTGTACGACCTGATCGAAAATACTTTCGACGAAGAGATGCCGTATCCGCAATTTGCGGCGATGCAGGCGGCGCCGATGAAACGTTCCGTGGGCATCACCCCCGAACCCAGCCTCGGCATGGACATTCAACACAGCAAGACGATCAATGTGAACGTAGAGATTTGGTATCGCGTGAGCGCGTTGTAA
- a CDS encoding META domain-containing protein encodes MKKFYLLIVAVLMLAACAPAATPSLAGEWGLVSYGSASSPTSADPSIDTSILFDAEKISGNVGCNQFNGGYTLEGSNIVFAPFISTKMACIGNASVQESAILSVFAGAATFSLDGDTLTITSADGASVIVLARK; translated from the coding sequence ATGAAAAAATTCTATCTGTTGATCGTTGCTGTGCTTATGCTTGCCGCGTGCGCCCCCGCCGCGACCCCATCCCTCGCGGGGGAATGGGGACTCGTTTCGTATGGCTCAGCCTCCAGCCCAACATCTGCCGACCCGAGCATTGACACATCCATTTTGTTTGACGCTGAAAAGATCAGCGGCAATGTGGGTTGCAATCAATTCAATGGCGGATACACGTTGGAGGGTAGCAACATCGTTTTTGCCCCATTCATCTCGACGAAGATGGCGTGCATTGGCAACGCGAGCGTGCAAGAGTCTGCCATCCTCAGCGTTTTCGCTGGCGCCGCAACCTTTTCGCTGGATGGCGATACGCTGACCATCACTTCTGCCGATGGCGCGTCTGTGATTGTGTTGGCGCGGAAATAA
- a CDS encoding transposase: protein MNNRNLTFKPYAMEQLSLLPPSLEELIPEKHLVRVVNRVVDELDIEPLLAKYKGGGTSSYHPRMMLKVIVYAYTQKIYSSRKIEKALWENIGFMWISGGNPDFHTINNFRSDTLKEAVRKVFASMMELLVEEGYVKMENYFVDGSKLGATPTRTKWCGRRRRRNTRRNYNSKFRRCWMKSSR, encoded by the coding sequence ATGAACAACCGAAACCTCACCTTCAAGCCGTACGCAATGGAGCAGTTGAGTCTGCTGCCGCCGAGTTTGGAAGAATTAATCCCTGAAAAACATCTGGTACGGGTGGTCAATCGCGTCGTGGATGAGCTGGACATCGAGCCGCTTTTAGCAAAATACAAAGGGGGCGGGACGAGCAGTTATCATCCGCGCATGATGTTGAAGGTGATTGTGTATGCCTACACCCAGAAGATCTATTCGTCGCGGAAGATCGAAAAAGCGCTGTGGGAGAATATTGGCTTCATGTGGATCAGCGGGGGCAACCCGGACTTTCACACGATCAACAACTTTCGGAGCGACACGTTGAAGGAAGCGGTGCGGAAAGTGTTCGCTTCGATGATGGAGCTTCTGGTGGAAGAGGGCTACGTGAAGATGGAGAATTACTTTGTGGATGGGAGCAAGCTGGGCGCAACTCCAACCCGCACAAAGTGGTGTGGGCGAAGAAGACGCAGAAATACAAGGAGAAACTACAACAGCAAATTCAGGCGTTGCTGGATGAAATCGAGCAGGTGA
- a CDS encoding transposase, with translation MKEDRAARKPLARRAYNVQIGTEGQFVVGYSLHQQADDTSCFIPHMQQQQFPQGKQFKNVSGDAGYGSEENYAYLEKHGMGNYLKYNTFHQEQHPPRKPELLEKMRFKSTCFPYDQDKDQFVCPAHHRMVYIETKPYQSKNGFLSERRVYECLECAACPLKPKCTKAKGNRQMQVGFELRRYRQQAKDNLLSEQGMALRKLRSIEPETVFGDVKQNMGFRRFMLRGLKKVDVEWGLVCMAHNLRKLAIQ, from the coding sequence ATGAAGGAAGACCGGGCGGCGCGCAAGCCGCTGGCGCGCCGGGCTTATAACGTGCAAATAGGAACCGAAGGACAGTTTGTGGTGGGCTATAGCCTCCACCAACAAGCCGACGATACCAGTTGCTTCATTCCCCATATGCAACAACAGCAGTTTCCGCAGGGCAAACAATTCAAAAACGTGTCTGGCGACGCAGGCTACGGCAGCGAAGAAAACTATGCCTATTTGGAAAAGCACGGCATGGGGAACTACCTCAAATACAACACCTTCCACCAGGAGCAACACCCGCCGCGCAAACCCGAACTGCTTGAGAAGATGCGCTTCAAGTCAACCTGCTTTCCCTACGATCAGGACAAGGATCAGTTCGTGTGTCCCGCCCACCATCGCATGGTCTATATCGAAACCAAACCCTACCAATCCAAAAACGGCTTCTTATCTGAACGGCGGGTTTATGAATGTTTGGAGTGTGCCGCCTGCCCTCTCAAACCCAAATGCACCAAAGCCAAAGGCAATCGCCAAATGCAAGTCGGATTTGAACTCCGCCGCTATCGTCAGCAAGCCAAAGACAACCTGCTTTCCGAGCAGGGTATGGCCTTGCGTAAATTACGAAGCATTGAACCCGAAACGGTCTTCGGGGACGTGAAACAGAACATGGGCTTCCGAAGGTTCATGCTCCGAGGGTTGAAAAAAGTGGATGTGGAGTGGGGTCTGGTGTGCATGGCGCACAATTTACGAAAACTGGCGATCCAATGA